A genomic region of Arachis stenosperma cultivar V10309 chromosome 9, arast.V10309.gnm1.PFL2, whole genome shotgun sequence contains the following coding sequences:
- the LOC130947674 gene encoding uncharacterized protein LOC130947674: MESSNSDTPVFTLKVDFGCSMECPRDVKNMLQQLKGVKSISIDSNQGKVIVVGHVSPVMLIKLLQKMGRKAQLWSFDKPTMHNTGGFSPKQRQKSRNSHYCCESSDSGEDSNTDIYNGHLSCKHKDHRAQRHNKKSKKRCSCKHNLRFADDYAAPPSFTGYQPQLMQGYRPYAGYQQPMLGYQPYMGYHLPLQYQSVAYARPVPSHGYYRQVHPVPSSYWHPRYGSRFLAKQNPMFHYTSYADNYHYPV; this comes from the exons ATGGAGTCCTCCAATTCTGACACTCCG GTTTTTACCTTAAAAGTTGATTTTGGATGCTCAATGGAATGCCCAAGGGATGTGAAGAACATGTTGCAACAACTTAAGG GAGTGAAATCTATTTCCATTGATTCAAACCAAGGGAAGGTAATAGTTGTAGGCCATGTAAGTCCCGTGATGCTAATcaagcttcttcagaagatggGAAGAAAGGCACAACTTTGGTCCTTTGACAAACCAACAATGCACAACACCGGTGGCTTTTCTCCTAAGCAAAGACAGAAATCACGGAATTCGCATTATTGTTGTGAGAGTAGTGACTCCGGGGAAGATTCCAATACTGATATTTACAATGGCCATTTATCTTGTAAACACAAAGATCACAGGGCTCAGCGGCATAATAAAAAGAGCAAGAAAAGGTGTAGCTGTAAACATAACCTACGTTTTGCTGATGACTATGCAGCACCACCATCATTTACAGGGTACCAACCACAACTGATGCAAGGGTACCGACCATACGCCGGATATCAACAACCGATGCTAGGGTACCAACCATACATGGGATACCATTTACCATTGCAGTACCAATCTGTGGCATATGCAAGACCAGTCCCTAGCCATGGTTACTATAGGCAGGTTCATCCTGTCCCATCCAGTTACTGGCATCCACGATATGGCTCGAGGTTTTTGGCTAAACAGAATCCCATGTTCCACTATACCAGTTATGCAGACAATTACCACTATCCTGTGTAG
- the LOC130951137 gene encoding ABC transporter I family member 1, whose product MCIRKPPFPRLLLNNVSCMRNAQQVLRHVNVSLHDGSALVLTGANGSGKTTFLRMLAGFSRPSAGEILWNGHNIQDSGIFHQYKLQLNWLSLKDAITDRFTVLENVQWFEVLEGKSGRALPALELMGLGRLAKEKPRMLSMGQRKRVQLARLIALDRPIWLLDEPSVALDDEGVKLLEYIISEHRKNGGIVIVATHLPIETHDSMVLRLPPRFPRRMTFFDMLDRSDIM is encoded by the coding sequence ATGTGTATTAGAAAACCCCCATTCCCTCGTCTCCTCCTTAACAATGTCTCTTGCATGAGAAATGCTCAGCAAGTTCTCCGTCATGTCAATGTCTCTCTCCATGACGGAAGTGCGCTCGTCCTAACTGGTGCAAATGGCTCTGGCAAGACCACCTTCCTCCGCATGCTAGCTGGATTTTCCCGTCCCTCAGCTGGTGAAATTCTTTGGAATGGACACAACATACAAGATTCTGGAATCTTCCACCAGTACAAGCTCCAGCTCAACTGGCTCTCCCTCAAGGATGCGATCACTGATCGGTTCACAGTTCTCGAAAATGTTCAGTGGTTTGAGGTTCTTGAAGGAAAGTCTGGCAGGGCTTTACCTGCGCTTGAGTTGATGGGGCTGGGCAGATTGGCCAAGGAGAAGCCAAGGATGCTATCCATGGGGCAGCGGAAAAGAGTGCAACTTGCAAGGTTGATTGCTCTCGATCGACCCATATGGTTGCTTGATGAGCCTTCCGTTGCGTTGGATGATGAAGGGGTGAAGTTACTTGAGTACATCATTTCGGAACATCGGAAAAATGGAGGGATTGTGATTGTGGCTACTCATTTACCTATTGAAACACATGATTCCATGGTGTTGCGGCTCCCACCCAGGTTTCCAAGGAGGATGACTTTCTTTGATATGCTTGATCGTTCCGATATTATGTAA